In Lysobacter sp. FW306-1B-D06B, the sequence GCGCTCGTTGCCGCGCATCATCCAGATTCCCGAGGACGTCTCCGGCGGCAAGCACGATTTCGTGTTCCTCTCGGCAGTGCTGTCGGCGTTCGTCGACGAGCTGTTCCCCGGCATGCAGGTCAAGGGCGCGTACCAGTTCCGCGTCACGCGCAATTCCGAACTCATCGTCGACGAGGACGAAGTGGAGAACCTCGCGCTCGCCCTGCGCGACGAACTCGTCGGCCGCGGCTACCTGCGCGCGGTGCGGCTGGAGATCGCCGAGCAGTGCCCGGACGACATCGTGCGCACGCTGCTGGAGAACTTCGACCTCACCGAGAACGCCGTCTATCGCATCAACGGCCCGGTCAACCTCAACCGCGTCATCCAGGTCTACGATCTGGTGCAGCGCCCGGATCTGAAGTTCCTGCCGTTCCAGCCGCGCCAGCTGTCGGGCGTGGAGGCGATGTTCGACAAGATCGCCGAAGGCGACGTGCTGCTGCACCACCCCTTCGACGCCTTCACGCCGGTGCTGGAACTGCTCAAGCAGGCCTCCGAAGACCCCAACGTGCTGGCGATCAAGCAGACGCTGTACCGCACCGGCAAGGAATCGCAGATCGTCGACAGCCTCGTGCAGGCCGCGCGCAACGGCAAGGACGTGACGGTGGTGGTCGAGCTGCGCGCGCGCTTCGACGAGGAGGCCAACCTCGGGCTTGCCGATCGCCTGCAGGACGCCGGCGTGCAGGTGGTGTACGGCGTGGTGGGCTACAAGACGCACGCGAAGATGATGCTCATCGTGCGTCGCGAAGGCCGCCGGCTGCGCCGCTACGTGCACCTGGGCACCGGCAATTACCACAGCGGCACCGCGCGCGTTTACACCGACTTCGGACTGTTCACGGCCGATGCCGACATCGGCAACGACGTGCACCTCATCTTCCAGCAGCTGTCGGGCCTGGCGCCGAGCATGAAGCTCAAGCGCCTGCTGCAGTCGCCCTTCACGCTGCACGCCGGCGTGCTCAAGCGCATCGACCGCGAAACCCGCCACGCCAAGGCCGGAAAGCCCGCGCGCATCATCGCCAAGATGAACGCCCTCAACGAGCCGCAGGTCGTGCGTGCGCTCTACCAGGCCTCGCAGGCGGGCGTGCAGATCGACCTGATCGTGCGCGGTGCGTGCACCGTGCGACCGGGGCTGCCGGGCATTTCGGAAAACATCCGCGTGCGCTCCATCGTCGGCCGCTTCCTCGAGCACCATCGCATCTACTGGTTCGCCAACGACGGCGACCCGGACCTGTTCTGCTCCAGCGCCGACTGGCTCGAACGCAACCTGCTGCGCCGCATCGAGACGGGTTTCCCGATCCTCGCGCCGGAGCTGGCCACGCGCGTGTACGAGGAGGCGCTGGCCAATTACCTCGCCGACAACTGCACCGCCTGGACCCTGCAACCCGACGGCCACTACGAGCGGCTCACGCCGGGCGAAGGCGAGACGCCGCACTCGGCACAGCTGTCGCTGCTGGGCAACGTCGGCGCCTGATGCGGCGCGATCTCGCCCGCGATCTGGCCATGGATGGACGCCACCACCGCTGAACGGGGATCATGTACGCATGAGCGACGCCTTCCCCACCAGCAAACTGCCGCTCGTCGATGGCGACCTCCTGGCCGCCGTCGACCTGGGCTCCAACAGTTTCCACATGGTGGTCGCGCGCTACGTGCTCGGCCAGCTGCGCATCGTGGACCGTCTGCGCGAAACCGTGCGCCTGGCCGAAGGCCTGGACCGCAAGGGCGGCCTGTCGCCTGAAGTGCGCCAGCGCGCGCTCGAATGCCTGGCCCGCTTCGGCCAGCGCATCCGCGACATCCCGCCGCAGCGCGTGCGCGCCATCGCCACCAACACCGTGCGCCGCCTCGCGGTGCCGCAGGCGTTCCTGATGCCGGCCGAAACCGCACTGGGCCACGCTATCGAAGTCGTCGCCGGCCGCGAGGAGGCGCGCCTGATCTACCTTGGCGTCGCCCACGCGCAGCCCGCGCGCCCGGGCGAGCTGCGCATGGTGATCGACATCGGTGGCGGTTCGACCGAATGCATCATCGGCTCCGGCTTCGAGGCGATCGAGCGCGAGAGCCTGCAGTTGGGCTGCATCGCGACCACGCGTCGCTTCTTCGAGAACGGCAAGCTCTCGCGCAAGAAGTGGAAGGAAGCGCTGACCGAAGTCACCGCCGAGTTCCAGCAGTTCGCCGGCACGTACCGTGCGCTGGGCTGGAATGAAGCGCTGGGTTCGTCCGGCACCAACAAGGCCATCGGCGACATCTGCGCGGCGATGAAGCTGACCAAGGGCGCAGTCACGGCCGAAGCGCTGCCGGTATTGCGCGACCGGTTGCTGCAAGCCGACCGCATCGAGGCCATCGACCTGCCCGGCCTGTCCGCCGACCGCCGCCCGGTGATCGCCGGCGGCGTGCTGATCCTGGAAGCCGCGTTCGACGCGCTGGGCCTCAAGCGCATGGCCGTGAGCAAGGCGGCGATGCGCGAAGGCGTGCTGTACGACATGCTCGGTCGCGGCGGCGCGGACG encodes:
- the ppk1 gene encoding polyphosphate kinase 1, encoding MNAAVESTALDTDPLRDSELYFNRELSALDFNFRVLAQAQDPQVPLLERLRYLCISCTNLDEFFEIRAGTLRHAQDLGVPPGPDGLSPATVLARIHERAAHLVQQQYECWNNVLRPALDEAGVRVMHRDGWSEQQTQWLREYFRDEIMPVLSPLGLDPAHPFPKILNKSLNIVVVLKGKDAFGREGHLAIVRAPRSLPRIIQIPEDVSGGKHDFVFLSAVLSAFVDELFPGMQVKGAYQFRVTRNSELIVDEDEVENLALALRDELVGRGYLRAVRLEIAEQCPDDIVRTLLENFDLTENAVYRINGPVNLNRVIQVYDLVQRPDLKFLPFQPRQLSGVEAMFDKIAEGDVLLHHPFDAFTPVLELLKQASEDPNVLAIKQTLYRTGKESQIVDSLVQAARNGKDVTVVVELRARFDEEANLGLADRLQDAGVQVVYGVVGYKTHAKMMLIVRREGRRLRRYVHLGTGNYHSGTARVYTDFGLFTADADIGNDVHLIFQQLSGLAPSMKLKRLLQSPFTLHAGVLKRIDRETRHAKAGKPARIIAKMNALNEPQVVRALYQASQAGVQIDLIVRGACTVRPGLPGISENIRVRSIVGRFLEHHRIYWFANDGDPDLFCSSADWLERNLLRRIETGFPILAPELATRVYEEALANYLADNCTAWTLQPDGHYERLTPGEGETPHSAQLSLLGNVGA
- the ppx gene encoding exopolyphosphatase, encoding MSDAFPTSKLPLVDGDLLAAVDLGSNSFHMVVARYVLGQLRIVDRLRETVRLAEGLDRKGGLSPEVRQRALECLARFGQRIRDIPPQRVRAIATNTVRRLAVPQAFLMPAETALGHAIEVVAGREEARLIYLGVAHAQPARPGELRMVIDIGGGSTECIIGSGFEAIERESLQLGCIATTRRFFENGKLSRKKWKEALTEVTAEFQQFAGTYRALGWNEALGSSGTNKAIGDICAAMKLTKGAVTAEALPVLRDRLLQADRIEAIDLPGLSADRRPVIAGGVLILEAAFDALGLKRMAVSKAAMREGVLYDMLGRGGADDPRDASVAALMQRYGIDDSQARRVAGTAMRLFEQVAQAWSLDADDNLMLQRAARLHELGLAIAHSQYHVHGAYIVEHSDIAGFSRQQQQFLAALVRTHRRNIPKSAFDALPDRLLTSARRLAALLRLAVLLHRAHEADPIPQLDARAEGNTLTLTVSRRWLDARPLVRADLEGEPEDIGGLGLSLQLSAN